The following coding sequences are from one Coffea arabica cultivar ET-39 chromosome 11e, Coffea Arabica ET-39 HiFi, whole genome shotgun sequence window:
- the LOC113719422 gene encoding probable protein arginine N-methyltransferase 6 isoform X1, whose translation MKPRHIQSERERSTAMYRQPAMGDYGSNGYHHHTNHQHSGGGQVAAGHRGRRGSRGRQRRDGSGSNSSGSRVCNYYGAQQQEKEEERAPPPPPCTDFDVAYFHSYAHVGIHEEMIKDRARTETYRNAILQHQSNIAGKVVVDVGCGTGILSIFCAQAGAKRVYAVDASDIAIQANEVIKANNLSDTVIVLHGRVEDVEIDEEVDVIISEWMGYMLLYESMLGSVIRARDRWLKPGGLILPSNATLYMAPVTHPDRYSDSIDFWRNVYGIDMSAMLPLAKQCAFEEPSVETISGENVLTWPHVVKNVDCYTVSVHELESITTSFRFQSMMRGKLSPFHGFAFWFDVEFNGPDLNPSNNDTSSFNASSNGYVTDPNQRKKRPNPNEALVLSTAPEDPPTHWQQTLIYFYDPIDVEQDQVIEGSVTLSQSKENARFMNIHLEYASGGRSFVKESVMR comes from the exons ATGAAGCCTAGACACATacagagtgagagagagagatcaaCCGCAATGTACCGCCAACCGGCGATGGGGGACTACGGCAGCAACGGCTACCACCACCACACCAACCACCAGCACAGTGGCGGTGGTCAGGTGGCAGCGGGGCATCGAGGAAGGCGGGGAAGCCGCGGGAGGCAGCGAAGAGATGGCAGCGGTAGCAATAGTAGTGGTAGTAGGGTTTGTAATTACTACGGCGCTCAGCAgcaggaaaaagaagaagaaagggctCCTCCGCCTCCGCCGTGCACGGACTTTGATGTTGCCTATTTTCACTCCTATGCTCACGTTGGCATTCACGAAGAAATGATCAAG GATCGTGCGCGGACTGAAACTTACCGGAACGCAATTTTGCAGCATCAGAGTAACATTGCAGGAAAA GTTGTAGTTGATGTTGGTTGTGGAACAGGGATTCTTTCCATATTTTGTGCTCAGGCTGGTGCTAAAAGA GTGTATGCAGTGGATGCCAGTGACATTGCCATACAG GCAAATGAAGTGATAAAGGCTAACAACTTATCTGACACGGTCATTGTTTTACATGGGCGTGTTGAG GATGTTGAAATTGATGAAGAAGTCGATGTTATCATCTCTGAATGGATGGGCTACATGCTTCTTTATGAG AGCATGCTAGGAAGTGTGATTAGAGCAAGAGATCGTTGGCTGAAACCTGGAGGTCTAATTCTTCCTTCAAATGCCACG TTATACATGGCACCTGTGACACATCCAGACCGATATTCTGATAGCATTGACTTTTGGCGCAATGTGTATGGAATTGATA TGTCTGCAATGCTACCATTAGCAAAACAGTGTGCATTTGAAGAGCCATCTGTGGAGACAATTAGCGGAGAAAATGTTCTGACGTGGCCTCATGTG GTAAAAAATGTGGACTGCTATACAGTTTCAGTTCATGAGCTAGAGTCAATCACGACAAGCTTTAGGTTTCAGTCAATGATGCGAGGTAAATTGT CACCATTCCATGGTTTTGCTTTCTGGTTTGATGTGGAGTTCAACGGGCCTGATCTAAATCCTTCCAATAATGACACATCTTCATTCAATGCATCCTCCAACGGCTATGTTACTGATCCTAATCAGCGAAAGAAGCGTCCCAATCCCAAtgaagcacttgtgctttcaaCTGCACCTGAGGATCCTCCAACACACTGGCAACAG ACCTTGATATACTTCTATGATCCCATAGATGTGGAGCAAGATCAAGTTATTGAAGGTTCTGTAACTTTGTCACAGAGCAAGGAAAATGCTCGGTTCATGAATATCCATCTTGAATATGC ATCTGGTGGTCGATCATTTGTAAAAGAGTCAGTTATGCGATGA
- the LOC113719422 gene encoding probable protein arginine N-methyltransferase 6 isoform X2, producing MKPRHIQSERERSTAMYRQPAMGDYGSNGYHHHTNHQHSGGGQVAAGHRGRRGSRGRQRRDGSGSNSSGSRVCNYYGAQQQEKEEERAPPPPPCTDFDVAYFHSYAHVGIHEEMIKDRARTETYRNAILQHQSNIAGKVVVDVGCGTGILSIFCAQAGAKRVYAVDASDIAIQANEVIKANNLSDTVIVLHGRVEDVEIDEEVDVIISEWMGYMLLYESMLGSVIRARDRWLKPGGLILPSNATLYMAPVTHPDRYSDSIDFWRNVYGIDMSAMLPLAKQCAFEEPSVETISGENVLTWPHVVKNVDCYTVSVHELESITTSFRFQSMMRAPFHGFAFWFDVEFNGPDLNPSNNDTSSFNASSNGYVTDPNQRKKRPNPNEALVLSTAPEDPPTHWQQTLIYFYDPIDVEQDQVIEGSVTLSQSKENARFMNIHLEYASGGRSFVKESVMR from the exons ATGAAGCCTAGACACATacagagtgagagagagagatcaaCCGCAATGTACCGCCAACCGGCGATGGGGGACTACGGCAGCAACGGCTACCACCACCACACCAACCACCAGCACAGTGGCGGTGGTCAGGTGGCAGCGGGGCATCGAGGAAGGCGGGGAAGCCGCGGGAGGCAGCGAAGAGATGGCAGCGGTAGCAATAGTAGTGGTAGTAGGGTTTGTAATTACTACGGCGCTCAGCAgcaggaaaaagaagaagaaagggctCCTCCGCCTCCGCCGTGCACGGACTTTGATGTTGCCTATTTTCACTCCTATGCTCACGTTGGCATTCACGAAGAAATGATCAAG GATCGTGCGCGGACTGAAACTTACCGGAACGCAATTTTGCAGCATCAGAGTAACATTGCAGGAAAA GTTGTAGTTGATGTTGGTTGTGGAACAGGGATTCTTTCCATATTTTGTGCTCAGGCTGGTGCTAAAAGA GTGTATGCAGTGGATGCCAGTGACATTGCCATACAG GCAAATGAAGTGATAAAGGCTAACAACTTATCTGACACGGTCATTGTTTTACATGGGCGTGTTGAG GATGTTGAAATTGATGAAGAAGTCGATGTTATCATCTCTGAATGGATGGGCTACATGCTTCTTTATGAG AGCATGCTAGGAAGTGTGATTAGAGCAAGAGATCGTTGGCTGAAACCTGGAGGTCTAATTCTTCCTTCAAATGCCACG TTATACATGGCACCTGTGACACATCCAGACCGATATTCTGATAGCATTGACTTTTGGCGCAATGTGTATGGAATTGATA TGTCTGCAATGCTACCATTAGCAAAACAGTGTGCATTTGAAGAGCCATCTGTGGAGACAATTAGCGGAGAAAATGTTCTGACGTGGCCTCATGTG GTAAAAAATGTGGACTGCTATACAGTTTCAGTTCATGAGCTAGAGTCAATCACGACAAGCTTTAGGTTTCAGTCAATGATGCGAG CACCATTCCATGGTTTTGCTTTCTGGTTTGATGTGGAGTTCAACGGGCCTGATCTAAATCCTTCCAATAATGACACATCTTCATTCAATGCATCCTCCAACGGCTATGTTACTGATCCTAATCAGCGAAAGAAGCGTCCCAATCCCAAtgaagcacttgtgctttcaaCTGCACCTGAGGATCCTCCAACACACTGGCAACAG ACCTTGATATACTTCTATGATCCCATAGATGTGGAGCAAGATCAAGTTATTGAAGGTTCTGTAACTTTGTCACAGAGCAAGGAAAATGCTCGGTTCATGAATATCCATCTTGAATATGC ATCTGGTGGTCGATCATTTGTAAAAGAGTCAGTTATGCGATGA
- the LOC140021483 gene encoding uncharacterized protein isoform X1 encodes MDKEQNEVDGEYDIQQRKRQLVATEIVCQVVNMIIARKLSHANYVDRPIGYWSAQCHLVREELLMQLSTNGYLSKVIRMGPETFRRLCDLLQTHGGLQPTQRATVQEQVVKFLHILTIPSKNITMSYFYRRSGETVSRHFHRVLRAVIALEDQFLQQPTGEQVPPEILNSTRFYPYFKDCVGAIDGTHVRVKVPNIDAAKYRGRKEHPTQNVLAACSLNMRFTYVLPGWEGTASDSRIIKNALTREDKLIIPNGKYYLVDAGFMLRRGLLTPYRNVRYHLKEYSSQQPQNFRELFNLRHSSLRNAIERAFGVLKKRFPIIGDTQPTYSVETQSQIVLACCILHNFLMEFDPDLEYINEVDEELANQSPSEEESGDISAEKDHAQGESLRNEIAMQMWNDYIL; translated from the exons ATGGATAAGGAACAAAATGAAGTCGATGGAGAATATGACATTCAACAAAGGAAGCGACAATTGGTTGCTACTGAAATTGTTTGTCAGGTAGTAAACATGATAATTGCTCGAAAACTAAGCCATGCAAATTATGTGGATCGACCCATTGGATATTGGTCTGCACAATGTCATTTAGTACGAGAGGAATTATTGATGCAACTCAGTACAAATGGATATTTGAGTAAGGTTATCCGTATGGGACCAGAAACTTTTAGGCGCTTGTGTGACTTGTTGCAAACACATGGTGGTCTACAACCTACTCAAAGAGCCACGGTGCAAGAGCAAGTTGTTAAATTTCTCCATATATTAACAATTCCctcaaaaaatatcacaatgtCATACTTTTATCGGCGTTCTGGAGAAACTGTTAGTCGtcattttcatagagttttACGAGCAGTTATAGCATTGGAGGATCAATTTCTTCAGCAGCCTACGGGAGAACAAGTTCCTCCGGAAATACTTAATAGTACAAGATTTTATCCATATTTTAAG GATTGTGTGGGTGCAATTGATGGAACCCATGTTCGCGTTAAGGTGCCTAATATTGATGCGGCAAAATATCGTGGTAGAAAAGAGCATCCAACACAAAATGTGCTTGCTGCATGTTCTTTGAATATGAGATTCACATATGTTCTACCTGGTTGGGAGGGAACTGCATCGGATTCAAGGATCATAAAAAATGCGCTCACTAGAGAAGATAAATTAATCATTCCTAATG GTAAATATTATCTTGTTGATGCTGGATTCATGTTGAGAAGGGGACTTCTTACACCTTATAGAAATGTAAGGTATCACCTGAAGGAATACTCAAGTCAACAACCGCAaaactttcgagaactattcaATTTGCGACATTCATCATTGCGTAATGCAATTGAGAGAGCATTTGGTGTCTTGAAAAAACGGTTTCCAATCATTGGAGATACTCAACCAACTTATAGTGTTGAAACACAATCACAAattgtgcttgcttgttgtaTATTACATAATTTTCTCATGGAGTTTGACCCTGACTTGGAGTACATTAATGAAGTGGATGAAGAATTGGCAAATCAATCTCCATCGGAGGAGGAAAGTGGAGATATAAGTGCTGAAAAAGATCATGCTCAAGGAGAAAGTTTAAGGAATGAAATAGCAATGCAAATGTGGAATGATTACATACTATGA
- the LOC140021483 gene encoding uncharacterized protein isoform X2: MIIARKLSHANYVDRPIGYWSAQCHLVREELLMQLSTNGYLSKVIRMGPETFRRLCDLLQTHGGLQPTQRATVQEQVVKFLHILTIPSKNITMSYFYRRSGETVSRHFHRVLRAVIALEDQFLQQPTGEQVPPEILNSTRFYPYFKDCVGAIDGTHVRVKVPNIDAAKYRGRKEHPTQNVLAACSLNMRFTYVLPGWEGTASDSRIIKNALTREDKLIIPNGKYYLVDAGFMLRRGLLTPYRNVRYHLKEYSSQQPQNFRELFNLRHSSLRNAIERAFGVLKKRFPIIGDTQPTYSVETQSQIVLACCILHNFLMEFDPDLEYINEVDEELANQSPSEEESGDISAEKDHAQGESLRNEIAMQMWNDYIL, encoded by the exons ATGATAATTGCTCGAAAACTAAGCCATGCAAATTATGTGGATCGACCCATTGGATATTGGTCTGCACAATGTCATTTAGTACGAGAGGAATTATTGATGCAACTCAGTACAAATGGATATTTGAGTAAGGTTATCCGTATGGGACCAGAAACTTTTAGGCGCTTGTGTGACTTGTTGCAAACACATGGTGGTCTACAACCTACTCAAAGAGCCACGGTGCAAGAGCAAGTTGTTAAATTTCTCCATATATTAACAATTCCctcaaaaaatatcacaatgtCATACTTTTATCGGCGTTCTGGAGAAACTGTTAGTCGtcattttcatagagttttACGAGCAGTTATAGCATTGGAGGATCAATTTCTTCAGCAGCCTACGGGAGAACAAGTTCCTCCGGAAATACTTAATAGTACAAGATTTTATCCATATTTTAAG GATTGTGTGGGTGCAATTGATGGAACCCATGTTCGCGTTAAGGTGCCTAATATTGATGCGGCAAAATATCGTGGTAGAAAAGAGCATCCAACACAAAATGTGCTTGCTGCATGTTCTTTGAATATGAGATTCACATATGTTCTACCTGGTTGGGAGGGAACTGCATCGGATTCAAGGATCATAAAAAATGCGCTCACTAGAGAAGATAAATTAATCATTCCTAATG GTAAATATTATCTTGTTGATGCTGGATTCATGTTGAGAAGGGGACTTCTTACACCTTATAGAAATGTAAGGTATCACCTGAAGGAATACTCAAGTCAACAACCGCAaaactttcgagaactattcaATTTGCGACATTCATCATTGCGTAATGCAATTGAGAGAGCATTTGGTGTCTTGAAAAAACGGTTTCCAATCATTGGAGATACTCAACCAACTTATAGTGTTGAAACACAATCACAAattgtgcttgcttgttgtaTATTACATAATTTTCTCATGGAGTTTGACCCTGACTTGGAGTACATTAATGAAGTGGATGAAGAATTGGCAAATCAATCTCCATCGGAGGAGGAAAGTGGAGATATAAGTGCTGAAAAAGATCATGCTCAAGGAGAAAGTTTAAGGAATGAAATAGCAATGCAAATGTGGAATGATTACATACTATGA
- the LOC140021483 gene encoding uncharacterized protein isoform X3 — protein sequence MKKDPSIMKENMKWTLAMDEVFIQALLDQHYKGFRVDGTFTPTAYNNIINELKEKLGMEFTKSHLKNRLKTLKEHFKESYDFFRNGKLSGFSWNPFTKTWCAEPEVWEQLLQEKPEAIKWKTKVINHYDSLEELFAKDRATGQGAETAKEKRMRWMNEPNGVQFENIIEIDNMLSQNEISLETFNNSSKELDAQRSKACNNKQSQGTTATQSKKRKVTCDEEFESLKGALHNVADALREGNTILEKSRPRVYSEKEIYDELVNIGVEIDLIDDYYVFLCQNTEKVRSFFGCPSERRRNILNKLMNGF from the exons ATGAAGAAAGATCCAAGCATCATGAAGGAAAACATGAAATGGACTCTAGCAATGGATGAAGTCTTCATTCAGGCCCTTTTGGATCAGCATTACAAAGGATTTCGCGTGGATGGAACTTTTACACCAACTGCATACAATAATATTATCAATGAGTTGAAGGAGAAACTTGGAATGGAATTTACCAAAAGTCATTTGAAGAATCGACTGAAGACACTCAAGGAACACTTCAAAGAGTCCTATGATTTCTTTAGAAATGGAAAATTAAGTGGTTTTTCTTGGAACCCATTCACAAAAACTTGGTGTGCTGAACCTGAAGTTTGGGAACAACTTCTACAG GAAAAACCTGAAGCTATAAAGTGGAAGACTAAAGTTATCAACCATTATGACAGTTTAGAAGAACTTTTTGCTAAAGATAGAGCAACGGGACAAGGTGCTGAAACAGCAAAAGAGAAACGCATGCGTTGGATGAATGAACCAAATGGAGTGCAGTTTGAAAATATCATTGAGATTGATAACATGCTATCTCAAAATGAGATCAGTCTAGAGACattcaataattcaagtaaGGAGTTGGATGCACAACGATCAAAGGCATGTAACAACAAACAATCTCAAGGTACAACAGCAACACAaagtaagaaaagaaaagtcacATGTGATGAAGAATTTGAAAGTTTGAAGGGTGCACTTCACAATGTTGCTGATGCACTAAGAGAAGGTAATACTATTCTTGAGAAATCTAGGCCACGGGTATATTCAGAGAAAGAGATTTATGATGAACTTGTTAATATTGGAGTTGAGATAGACCTGATTGATGATTATTATGTGTTCCTTTGTCAAAACACCGAGAAAGTAAGAAGCTTCTTTGGATGCCCATCGGAAAGGCGTAGGAATATTTTGAACAAATTGATGAATGGATTTTAG